One Thiocapsa sp. genomic window carries:
- the hsdR gene encoding EcoAI/FtnUII family type I restriction enzme subunit R, with the protein MALNEADTCRVYVTPRLREAGWEQDPHSITEQQTFTFGRVEIRGDVARRLDRKRADYLLRYTRDFLIAVVEAKPESDPPGTGLQQAKDYAEILGLKFAYATNGHWIIEFDFLTGRESELSAFPTPAELFARLQAGLGIEARLADKLLTPYHHVAGYTPRYYQEIAINRTVQAILQGVRRILLTMATGTGKTVVSFQICWKLWNARWNREGAHRKPRILFLADRNVLIDDPKDKTFAPFGDARHKIEGEAVKSREIYFAIYQAIARDTRRPGLYRDYPRDFFDLVIVDECHRGSARDDSNWREILDYFKPAYQLGMTATPLREDNRDTYEYFGNPLYTYSLRQGIQDGFLAPYRVHRVVTQADATGWRPSKGDVDRYGRAIPDEEYQTKDFERIIALRARTEAIARHLTDFMRRTDRFAKTIVFCVDQEHADAMRRALNNLNADLAQRYPDYVARVTSEEGKIGKGHLSRFQELETTSPVILTTSQLLTTGVDVPTCKNVVLARVVNSMTEFKQIIGRGTRMREDYGKTWFNILDYTGSATRNFADPDFDGFPDLEEEITIDGNGIEIAEETLIDVTGADMQAEEPEDYEPEPPPPPPPPPPPPPPPPRKFYVDGGQIEIIAHIVYELDAEGNQLRVVQFTDYTADKVRTLFTSADELQDRWADPVQREEIILALEERGITFTELTAVTGRPDADPLDLLCHLAFETPLRTRKERADHLRKEHPDIFDQYGPGARHILAALLDKYSDFGPSQFNIPDALGVQPISAYGNAMEIAGLFGGALQMKQAVDRMQALLYRH; encoded by the coding sequence ATGGCATTGAACGAGGCGGACACCTGCCGGGTCTATGTGACCCCTAGACTCCGGGAGGCGGGATGGGAGCAAGATCCCCACTCAATAACCGAACAGCAGACCTTCACTTTCGGACGAGTCGAGATCCGGGGGGATGTGGCCCGTCGTTTGGATCGAAAGCGGGCGGACTATCTGCTCCGCTATACCCGTGACTTCCTGATCGCGGTGGTTGAGGCCAAACCGGAATCCGATCCGCCGGGCACCGGTTTGCAGCAAGCGAAGGACTATGCCGAAATCCTCGGCCTCAAGTTCGCGTATGCCACCAACGGCCACTGGATCATCGAATTCGATTTCTTGACCGGACGCGAGTCCGAGCTTTCGGCCTTCCCGACACCGGCCGAGTTGTTCGCCAGGTTGCAGGCTGGACTTGGGATCGAAGCGCGTCTCGCGGACAAGCTCTTGACTCCTTATCACCATGTCGCCGGCTACACCCCGCGCTACTACCAGGAGATCGCCATCAACCGGACCGTGCAGGCAATCCTGCAAGGCGTGCGGCGCATCCTGCTCACCATGGCGACGGGTACTGGTAAGACAGTGGTGTCCTTCCAAATCTGCTGGAAGCTCTGGAACGCGCGCTGGAATCGGGAGGGCGCGCATCGCAAGCCCCGCATTCTCTTTCTCGCCGATCGCAACGTTCTGATCGACGATCCCAAGGACAAGACCTTTGCCCCCTTCGGCGATGCCCGCCACAAGATCGAGGGCGAGGCGGTCAAGAGCCGCGAGATCTATTTCGCCATCTACCAGGCCATCGCCAGGGATACGCGCCGACCCGGTCTGTACCGCGACTATCCGCGGGATTTCTTCGACCTGGTTATCGTCGACGAGTGTCATCGGGGCAGCGCTCGCGACGACAGCAACTGGCGCGAGATCCTCGACTACTTCAAGCCTGCCTATCAACTCGGCATGACGGCCACCCCCCTGCGCGAGGACAATCGCGACACCTACGAGTATTTCGGCAATCCGCTCTACACCTACAGTCTGCGTCAGGGTATCCAGGATGGTTTCCTGGCCCCTTATCGGGTGCATCGGGTCGTAACCCAGGCGGATGCCACGGGTTGGCGCCCAAGCAAGGGCGACGTCGACCGTTACGGTCGCGCGATCCCCGACGAGGAATACCAGACCAAGGACTTCGAGCGGATCATCGCCCTGCGCGCGCGCACGGAGGCGATCGCCCGCCATCTCACCGACTTCATGCGGCGCACCGACCGCTTCGCCAAGACCATCGTCTTTTGCGTCGATCAGGAGCACGCCGACGCGATGCGCCGCGCCCTGAACAACCTCAACGCCGATCTGGCGCAGAGGTATCCGGATTATGTGGCCCGCGTCACCTCGGAGGAGGGCAAGATCGGCAAGGGCCACTTGAGCCGCTTTCAGGAGCTTGAAACCACCAGTCCGGTCATCCTGACCACCTCCCAGTTGCTGACCACGGGTGTGGATGTGCCCACCTGCAAGAACGTCGTCCTGGCCCGAGTGGTCAATTCCATGACCGAATTCAAACAGATCATCGGGCGCGGCACCCGGATGCGCGAGGACTACGGCAAGACCTGGTTCAACATCCTCGATTACACTGGCTCGGCGACCCGGAACTTCGCCGATCCCGACTTCGACGGCTTTCCCGATCTCGAAGAGGAGATCACCATCGATGGGAACGGGATCGAGATCGCGGAAGAGACGCTCATCGATGTGACGGGCGCCGACATGCAGGCCGAGGAGCCGGAAGATTACGAACCGGAGCCCCCGCCCCCTCCACCTCCACCTCCACCTCCACCTCCACCTCCGCCTCGGAAGTTCTACGTGGATGGCGGACAGATCGAGATCATCGCCCACATCGTTTATGAGCTGGATGCCGAGGGCAACCAACTGCGGGTGGTGCAGTTCACCGACTACACCGCCGACAAGGTACGCACCCTCTTCACCTCGGCCGATGAGTTGCAGGACCGCTGGGCCGATCCGGTGCAGCGGGAGGAAATCATCCTGGCGTTGGAAGAGCGCGGGATCACCTTCACGGAGTTGACGGCCGTCACGGGGCGGCCCGACGCCGACCCGCTCGACCTACTCTGTCATCTCGCCTTCGAGACGCCCTTGCGGACCCGCAAGGAGCGCGCCGACCACCTGCGCAAGGAACACCCGGACATCTTCGACCAGTACGGCCCCGGGGCGCGCCACATCCTCGCCGCCTTGCTCGACAAGTACAGCGATTTCGGCCCGAGCCAGTTCAACATCCCCGATGCCCTGGGAGTTCAGCCCATCTCCGCCTATGGCAACGCCATGGAGATCGCCGGCCTGTTCGGTGGCGCCCTCCAGATGAAACAGGCCGTCGATCGGATGCAAGCCTTGCTGTATCGGCATTGA
- a CDS encoding type II toxin-antitoxin system HigB family toxin, whose protein sequence is MMVVGRDKLVSFWERRTNSQAALEAWFDEVSRSTWSTPQDIRNRHRSADFLADNRVIFNIKGNHYRLVVKVRYQQGLVVIEWVGTHAEYDKQRF, encoded by the coding sequence ATGATGGTCGTAGGCCGAGACAAGCTCGTCTCCTTCTGGGAGCGGCGCACCAACTCACAGGCGGCACTGGAGGCATGGTTCGACGAGGTCTCGCGCAGCACCTGGTCCACCCCGCAAGACATCCGGAACAGGCACCGCAGCGCGGACTTCCTGGCCGACAACCGGGTCATCTTCAACATCAAGGGCAATCACTATCGCCTCGTCGTGAAGGTGCGCTACCAGCAAGGCTTGGTGGTGATCGAGTGGGTCGGAACCCATGCCGAGTACGATAAGCAACGCTTCTGA
- a CDS encoding ImmA/IrrE family metallo-endopeptidase — protein MPSTISNASERGHTMNQPRIIKTDQAHRQALERLTHLMDLDPTPDTPEAEEIDLLALLIEHYEQERYPIAPPDPIEAIRFRMDQMGLQNQDLVPYIGSKSKVSEILNRKRPLSLNMIRRLNEGLGISADVLIREPAQRAANDSDLDWRAYPLAEMRKRGYFEGFSGSLQELKEYATEHLARFFDSVPGDYATRPALLRTSGHLRSNDKALDPHALSVWQVRILQKARVNPLPAAYKAGTVDAAFMARLAQESWSDQGPAIAREFLNRHGIHLIIEPHLPHTYLDGAACKDGDGNPVIALTLRHDRLDNFWFTLMHELAHVALHLDGDCTWFIDDLDAEDSDRRECAADAMAGDALIPPDDLPSKPADSRAVEALAERLRIAPDIIAGRLRRESNNHRLFGKHFRAKIRHHFDPAAPRA, from the coding sequence ATGCCGAGTACGATAAGCAACGCTTCTGAGCGGGGACACACGATGAACCAGCCAAGAATCATCAAGACCGACCAGGCGCACCGCCAGGCGCTGGAGCGTCTGACCCATCTCATGGACCTGGACCCCACGCCCGATACCCCTGAAGCAGAAGAGATCGATCTGCTGGCCCTGCTCATCGAGCACTACGAGCAGGAGCGCTACCCCATCGCGCCACCCGACCCCATCGAGGCGATTCGTTTCCGCATGGACCAGATGGGGCTCCAAAACCAGGATCTCGTGCCCTACATCGGCTCCAAGTCCAAGGTATCCGAAATCCTCAACCGTAAACGGCCCCTCAGTCTCAACATGATCCGCCGGCTCAACGAGGGGCTCGGCATTTCGGCGGATGTTCTCATCCGCGAGCCCGCACAGCGTGCCGCCAATGACAGCGATCTCGACTGGCGGGCCTACCCACTGGCGGAGATGCGCAAGCGCGGATACTTCGAGGGATTCTCCGGCTCCTTGCAGGAACTCAAGGAGTACGCCACCGAACACTTGGCCCGCTTCTTCGACAGCGTGCCCGGTGACTACGCCACCCGCCCGGCGCTACTCAGAACCAGCGGCCATCTGCGTTCCAACGACAAGGCGCTCGATCCGCACGCTCTCAGTGTCTGGCAGGTCCGCATCCTCCAGAAGGCGCGGGTCAATCCGCTACCCGCCGCCTACAAAGCCGGAACGGTGGACGCCGCTTTCATGGCGCGGCTGGCGCAAGAGTCCTGGTCCGACCAAGGCCCGGCAATCGCCCGAGAATTCCTGAACCGCCATGGCATCCACCTGATCATCGAGCCCCACCTGCCGCACACCTACCTTGATGGGGCGGCCTGCAAGGATGGCGATGGCAACCCGGTGATCGCGCTCACCCTGCGCCACGACCGGCTCGACAACTTCTGGTTTACCCTGATGCATGAGCTGGCCCACGTCGCCCTCCATCTCGACGGGGACTGCACTTGGTTCATTGACGACCTGGACGCCGAAGACTCCGATCGCCGGGAATGCGCTGCCGACGCCATGGCCGGCGACGCCCTCATTCCGCCCGACGACTTGCCGTCGAAACCCGCCGACAGCCGGGCCGTGGAGGCGCTCGCCGAGCGCCTGCGCATCGCGCCAGACATCATCGCCGGGCGCCTGCGCCGCGAATCCAATAACCACCGCCTCTTCGGCAAACACTTCCGCGCCAAGATCCGGCACCACTTCGATCCCGCCGCACCCCGCGCCTGA
- a CDS encoding class I SAM-dependent DNA methyltransferase has protein sequence MPRQNTASQPMTTAAQLGGIVKSARQIMRKDKGLSGELDRLPILTWIMFLKFLDDLEQRRETDAVLRGKVFQPAIVPPYRWRDWAADEGGITGDELIAFINQERAVLPDGREGPGLFTYLRNLQGVNGGDRRDVIATVFKGLQNRMQNGYLLRDVINKVNGIHFNASDEMHTLSRLYETMLREMRDAAGDSGEFYTPRPVVRFMVEVTDPRLGETILDPACGTGGFLAEAMRHLEPQCHSVEDRAILQNSALRGGEAKPLPYLLVQMNLLLHGLEYPRIDPGNGLDVKLNEIGDRDRVDVILTNPPFGGEEERGILGGFPQDMQTAETALLFLQLIMRKLRRPGQGAENGGRAAVVVPNGTLFADGIAARIKEALVKGFNLHTIVRLPEGVFSPYTDIPANLLFFDRSGPTRDIWFYQIPPPEGRKKYSKTKPMDYAEFEPCLAWWPQREENTQAWKLPFGDNLASAREQAQPHWDAAERARQDALETERTLRDLEKRLAIGRERPEHARAEQERTEREIRDLKHRLPVLRARQKGEQGIGDGLYWPLFNLDIKNPHSLETLEHRSPEALIAEILEKERRVIEIMESLQAELSIKAEEESIAHA, from the coding sequence ATGCCCAGACAGAACACCGCCAGCCAACCCATGACCACCGCCGCGCAACTCGGCGGCATCGTCAAATCCGCCCGTCAGATCATGCGCAAGGACAAGGGGCTCTCGGGTGAGCTGGACCGCCTGCCCATCCTCACCTGGATCATGTTCCTCAAGTTTCTCGACGACCTGGAGCAGCGGCGCGAGACCGACGCGGTCCTGCGGGGCAAGGTATTCCAGCCGGCCATCGTCCCGCCCTACCGCTGGCGCGACTGGGCAGCGGATGAAGGCGGCATCACCGGCGACGAGCTGATCGCCTTCATCAACCAGGAGCGCGCCGTCCTGCCGGACGGTCGCGAAGGGCCTGGCCTCTTCACCTATCTGCGCAACCTTCAGGGGGTGAACGGCGGTGACCGCCGCGACGTGATCGCCACCGTCTTCAAGGGCTTGCAGAACCGCATGCAGAACGGCTATCTGCTGCGCGATGTCATCAACAAGGTCAACGGCATCCACTTCAACGCCTCCGACGAGATGCACACCCTGAGCCGTCTCTACGAGACCATGCTGCGCGAGATGCGCGACGCGGCGGGCGACTCGGGCGAGTTCTACACCCCGCGACCGGTGGTGCGTTTCATGGTGGAGGTGACCGATCCCCGTCTGGGCGAGACCATCCTCGACCCGGCCTGCGGCACCGGCGGCTTTCTTGCCGAGGCCATGCGCCACCTGGAGCCGCAATGCCACAGCGTCGAGGATCGCGCCATCCTTCAGAACAGCGCGCTCCGGGGCGGCGAGGCCAAGCCCTTGCCCTATCTGCTGGTCCAGATGAACCTGCTGCTGCACGGGCTCGAATACCCCCGGATTGACCCCGGCAACGGCCTGGACGTGAAGCTGAACGAAATCGGCGACCGCGACCGCGTGGATGTCATCCTCACCAATCCGCCCTTCGGCGGCGAGGAAGAGAGGGGCATCCTCGGCGGCTTCCCGCAGGACATGCAAACCGCCGAAACCGCGCTGCTCTTCCTCCAACTCATCATGCGCAAACTGAGGCGGCCGGGACAGGGGGCGGAGAACGGTGGACGCGCCGCCGTGGTCGTCCCCAACGGCACCCTCTTCGCCGACGGCATCGCGGCGCGGATCAAGGAGGCGCTGGTCAAGGGCTTCAACCTGCACACCATCGTGCGACTGCCCGAGGGCGTCTTCTCGCCCTATACCGATATCCCCGCCAATCTGCTCTTCTTCGACCGCTCGGGACCGACCCGGGACATCTGGTTCTACCAGATCCCCCCGCCGGAGGGCCGCAAGAAGTACAGCAAGACCAAGCCCATGGACTATGCCGAGTTCGAGCCCTGTCTGGCCTGGTGGCCCCAGCGTGAAGAGAACACCCAGGCGTGGAAACTCCCATTCGGCGACAATCTGGCTTCGGCCCGTGAGCAGGCCCAGCCCCATTGGGACGCCGCCGAGCGGGCGCGGCAGGATGCGCTGGAGACCGAGCGGACACTGCGGGATCTGGAGAAGCGGCTCGCCATCGGGCGGGAGCGGCCCGAGCACGCGCGCGCGGAACAGGAGCGGACCGAGCGCGAGATCCGCGATTTGAAGCACCGGCTCCCGGTGCTGCGTGCCCGGCAGAAGGGGGAGCAGGGCATCGGTGACGGTCTCTACTGGCCCCTGTTCAACCTCGACATCAAGAATCCCCATAGCCTGGAGACGCTGGAGCATCGGTCGCCGGAGGCGTTGATTGCGGAGATTCTGGAGAAGGAGCGGCGGGTGATTGAGATCATGGAGTCGTTACAGGCAGAACTGTCAATCAAGGCAGAAGAAGAGAGCATCGCGCATGCCTAA
- a CDS encoding restriction endonuclease subunit S: MPKQASMDWSTLRLGEILKKADSWIAIDPETEYKEVTVRLWGQGVSLRCVKLGSEIGADKRLQVSTGQFILSRIDARHGAFGLIPAELDGAVVSSDFPVFSPDYSRLDVSFLYWLSKTPGFVDACVKVSEGTTNRVRLKEDQFADITIRLPHLDEQRDIVTKIKSLASRIDETKQLRQSIQADMDSLLVAMAHRNDLSDDEKQAQGWKRTALGDVLTQVVDPVKVEPGQEYPHFGIYSFAKGLFSKPPLIGGEIKASNLYRVREGQFIYGRLNAYEGAFAIIGRQYDQHYVSNEFPIFSCAPDRVLPEFLLAYFSTPAVWEALKRKVTGIGGGAGNRRIRLKESLFLADEIWLPPMAWQQKIKQTGNWLAGIRQTYADTQPELDALLPSILDRAFKGEL, encoded by the coding sequence ATGCCTAAGCAAGCGTCGATGGATTGGTCAACGCTGCGTCTCGGCGAGATTCTCAAGAAAGCGGATTCATGGATCGCGATTGACCCCGAAACGGAATACAAAGAGGTAACCGTAAGGCTTTGGGGCCAGGGCGTATCTCTAAGATGCGTCAAATTAGGCTCGGAAATCGGGGCGGATAAGCGACTTCAGGTTTCCACTGGTCAGTTTATCCTGTCGCGAATCGATGCAAGGCATGGGGCATTCGGTCTGATCCCCGCTGAACTGGATGGCGCTGTCGTATCCAGTGATTTTCCTGTTTTCAGCCCGGATTACAGCCGGTTGGACGTCAGTTTCTTATATTGGTTAAGCAAGACTCCGGGATTCGTCGATGCATGCGTGAAGGTCAGCGAAGGAACGACCAACCGGGTTCGTCTTAAGGAAGACCAGTTTGCCGACATCACGATCAGACTTCCTCACCTTGACGAACAACGCGATATCGTTACGAAGATCAAATCACTGGCATCCCGGATCGACGAGACCAAACAACTGCGGCAGTCAATCCAGGCCGACATGGATTCACTGCTCGTTGCGATGGCCCACCGCAACGACCTCAGCGATGACGAAAAGCAGGCGCAAGGCTGGAAGCGCACCGCCCTGGGCGATGTGCTCACCCAGGTTGTTGACCCCGTGAAGGTCGAGCCAGGACAGGAATACCCCCATTTCGGCATCTACAGCTTCGCCAAGGGACTCTTCAGTAAACCGCCGTTGATCGGCGGAGAGATCAAGGCATCGAATCTGTATCGCGTGCGTGAAGGGCAGTTCATTTACGGCCGGCTCAACGCTTACGAAGGGGCCTTTGCCATCATCGGCAGGCAGTACGATCAGCACTACGTCTCCAATGAGTTCCCGATCTTTTCTTGCGCACCGGATCGCGTCTTACCGGAATTTCTGTTGGCTTACTTCTCGACGCCAGCCGTTTGGGAGGCCCTGAAGCGAAAAGTGACCGGAATTGGCGGTGGCGCGGGCAACCGGCGCATCCGCTTGAAAGAGAGCCTCTTTCTGGCTGATGAAATCTGGTTGCCCCCGATGGCTTGGCAACAAAAGATCAAGCAAACGGGCAACTGGCTTGCCGGCATCAGGCAGACCTATGCCGATACTCAGCCGGAACTCGACGCTTTGCTCCCCTCCATTCTCGACCGCGCCTTCAAAGGCGAACTTTGA
- a CDS encoding DUF932 domain-containing protein, with translation MAFIVQDAHQERFENLDAVIGFAGEEQKHIYRLPLRGYLERGARFQDDATLGDGAHGLGFNEYGFDALCRLVGTNSYFLQRLSEPELASAILNDVLLTGNATKPLDTLELVCDEASNQVLGIVSERFVGYSNQQFIDDVLNCLSSDPQLSLIPDTGAFEFMEAYSINTRLFMRIKSRHVVGTVTGRGGKGKDVSEIGVEFSNSMAGGHAVRLAYFIHRLICANGLIAQVAGGRGRLVHSGDPEKFRQRLHEKANGVLSGIQTAKTMIETLGEITFDSRKLAAHWELTDLLAIIPDPERREQCRAKFPSGDYAYIQDPEQRAIQKKADSIEKIPRCLGGQEALAVFDSHWRSDASMYDFINVFTEYAKTLDAARRLQTEEKAGDLANWMTSNKRHFS, from the coding sequence ATGGCATTCATCGTTCAGGACGCCCACCAGGAGCGCTTTGAGAACCTCGATGCGGTGATCGGCTTCGCCGGGGAGGAGCAGAAACACATCTACCGCCTGCCGCTCCGCGGTTATCTCGAACGGGGCGCCCGCTTCCAGGATGACGCCACCCTCGGTGACGGCGCCCATGGGCTCGGCTTCAACGAATACGGATTCGACGCACTGTGCCGCTTGGTCGGAACCAACTCCTACTTTCTCCAGCGTCTGAGCGAGCCGGAGCTGGCAAGCGCCATCCTCAACGACGTCCTGCTCACCGGCAACGCGACCAAGCCGCTCGATACCCTGGAGCTGGTCTGCGATGAAGCGTCCAACCAGGTCCTGGGCATCGTCTCGGAGCGCTTTGTCGGCTACAGCAACCAGCAGTTCATCGACGACGTGCTGAATTGCCTCTCGTCCGACCCCCAGCTTTCTTTGATCCCGGACACGGGCGCGTTCGAGTTCATGGAAGCCTACAGCATCAACACCCGGCTCTTCATGCGCATCAAATCCAGACACGTCGTGGGCACGGTGACGGGGCGAGGAGGGAAAGGCAAGGATGTCAGCGAGATCGGCGTCGAGTTCTCCAACAGCATGGCGGGCGGGCACGCCGTGCGTCTGGCCTACTTCATCCACCGCCTGATCTGCGCCAACGGCCTGATCGCTCAAGTGGCCGGAGGCCGCGGCCGGTTGGTGCATTCAGGTGACCCCGAGAAATTCCGCCAGCGCCTACATGAGAAGGCCAACGGCGTGCTGTCCGGCATCCAGACGGCGAAGACGATGATCGAGACCCTGGGTGAGATCACCTTCGACAGCCGGAAGCTCGCGGCGCACTGGGAACTGACGGATCTGTTGGCCATCATCCCGGACCCCGAGCGCCGTGAGCAGTGCCGGGCCAAGTTCCCGAGCGGTGACTACGCCTACATTCAAGACCCCGAGCAGCGCGCCATCCAGAAGAAAGCGGACAGCATCGAGAAAATTCCCCGCTGCCTGGGTGGACAGGAGGCCCTCGCCGTCTTCGATTCCCACTGGAGAAGCGACGCCTCCATGTATGACTTCATCAACGTGTTCACCGAATACGCCAAGACCCTGGACGCAGCCCGTCGCCTGCAAACGGAGGAAAAGGCCGGCGACCTCGCAAACTGGATGACATCGAACAAACGTCATTTTTCCTGA
- a CDS encoding MerR family transcriptional regulator translates to MLEPTDKGEDNGPGDLPPIPGKRYFTIGEVSELCGVKPHVLRYWEQEFPQLKPVKRRGNRRYYQRHDVLMVRQIRNLLYEQGFTIGGARLQLSGEGAKNDLSQTHQILRQMRAELEDVLQLLRR, encoded by the coding sequence ATGCTGGAACCGACCGATAAGGGCGAGGACAACGGCCCCGGCGATCTTCCGCCGATCCCGGGAAAGCGATACTTCACCATCGGCGAGGTGAGCGAGCTCTGCGGGGTTAAGCCCCACGTGTTGCGGTATTGGGAGCAGGAATTCCCTCAGCTCAAACCGGTCAAGCGACGCGGCAACCGTCGTTACTATCAGCGCCACGACGTGCTGATGGTGCGCCAGATCCGCAACCTGCTCTACGAGCAGGGCTTCACGATCGGCGGTGCGCGCCTGCAGCTCAGCGGCGAGGGCGCCAAGAACGACCTGAGTCAGACCCACCAGATCCTGCGCCAGATGCGTGCAGAGCTCGAAGACGTCCTTCAGCTGCTGCGACGTTGA
- the ihfA gene encoding integration host factor subunit alpha, giving the protein MALTKADMAEHLFDELGLNKREAKDIVEMFFEEIRAALERGEQVKLSGFGNFDLREKKERPGRNPKTGEEIPITARRVVTFRPGQKLKQRVEAYAGTDR; this is encoded by the coding sequence ATGGCATTGACCAAGGCCGATATGGCCGAGCACCTGTTCGATGAGCTTGGCCTGAACAAGCGTGAGGCCAAAGACATCGTCGAGATGTTCTTCGAGGAGATTCGCGCGGCGTTGGAGCGCGGCGAGCAGGTCAAGCTCTCCGGGTTCGGCAACTTCGATCTGCGCGAAAAGAAGGAACGTCCCGGCCGTAACCCCAAGACGGGAGAAGAGATCCCGATCACGGCGCGGCGCGTGGTGACCTTTCGTCCGGGGCAAAAGCTAAAACAGCGAGTGGAGGCCTATGCTGGAACCGACCGATAA